In a genomic window of Cynocephalus volans isolate mCynVol1 chromosome 1, mCynVol1.pri, whole genome shotgun sequence:
- the RPS28 gene encoding LOW QUALITY PROTEIN: small ribosomal subunit protein eS28 (The sequence of the model RefSeq protein was modified relative to this genomic sequence to represent the inferred CDS: inserted 2 bases in 1 codon), with protein MDPSPVQPVKLAXRTSSQGQRTQVCVQFVDDTNQSITCDVTGPMCEGDVLTLLGSEQKAPRLC; from the exons ATGGACCCCAGCCCTGTGCAACCTGTTAAGCTGGC AAGGACCAGCTCGCAGGGACAGCGCACGCAAGTGTGCGTGCAATTTGTGGATGACACAAACCAGTCCATCACCTGTGATGTGACAGGCCCCATGTGCGAGGGTGACGTGCTCACCCTGTTGGGGTCAGAACAAAAGGCTCCAAGGCTGTGCTGA